CCTGGAGCTGATGGCCTTGAGGTTAATGCCCTCAGGGGAAAGGCTGTGCAGGAAGAGGTGCGTCAGCAGGTCACCTTGCCGGAGTTTGTGATGGATGGTATGACGGCAGAGCGTAACGCATTGCAGAGAGCTGGTATCGCCGAAACAACCCGTTGCGAATGTATTGTTCAAGGTGCGTTGACTGTTGCCGCGTTGCATGAACCGGCCAGGTTGCCTGCTTTATGGAACTCTTCTCTGCGGGTCTGGAAAAATGATGCTCTTGTCTATGCCGACACACTGGAAGAGGGTGTCGAAAAACCAGGCTTGAACAACTTTTTGATCAGGAGTGATAAATTGTACTATCTCAAGGGAAGAGAGGAATTGCTTTGTGTAGCTCTCTCATGAAGGACTCATCATTCACCCCCTCATCCACCCTGTTTCGGGGATCAACGCTACCGGTCGCTGACTTTCTTGAAAAGCTGAGCACGCTAAAAAATTTGTCGCCCAACACGGTTATTGCCTACAGAACCGATCTGTTCCAGTTTTTTTCCTTTCTTGCACAGCATCTTGGGCTTGCCGATTTGAGCCTTTTTGATCCGGAGCAGGTAACGACGGTTGAGGTGCGGCTTTTTATGGCGGCATTGATTGAACGTGGCGTTCGGCAGCGATCCATTGCAAGAAAACTTGCTTCAGTTAAAAGCTTTTATCGCTATCTGCAGGAGAGTGGACATATCAGGAACTCTCTTTTTTCTGCTCTTGCCACGCCTCAGTATCCGAAGCGTGTTCCCGGTTTTTTAACAGAGCAGCAGACAGAAAAGTTTTTTAACGAGCTTCTTCCGCAGAGTGCGCAAGGATTTCGCAAGCCTGAAAAAAATGAACTTGATGAATCTTTTATTTGCGAACGTGATCGCAGTATTCTTGAGTTGCTCTATTCGAGTGGGCTCCGAATTTCGGAATTGATTGGATTAAAGGTTGGAGAGCTTGATCTTGAGAGAGGATATGTCAAATTGACCGGAAAGGGGAGGAAGCAGAGAATTGTCCCTGTTGGGCAGCAGGCTGTTGATGCGCTTAAAAAATATTTTGAAGTCCGGAGAAACTTCTTTAGAATGAAGAGGACGGGGGATGCGGGCGAGTTGCTCCACGTCTTTGTAACCAAGAGTGGCAAAAAGCTTTATCCTATGCTTGTGCAGAGATTGACCAGGAAGTACCTCACGTCGGTTACTGACCAGAAAAAGAAAAATCCACATCTCTTGCGTCACACGTTTGCCACTCATTTGCTCAATAGCGGGGCAGATCTCAATAGTGTCAGTGACATGCTTGGACACAGCAATCTGTCAACAACTGAAATCTACACGCATGTTACCTTTGAGCGCCTGAAGGAGGTTTACCGGAAGGCGCATCCCAACGCATAAACTTGGGCTTCGGATAGTGTATTAGCCGAAGTCGTGTTCCTTCGTGATGTTCATCTTATTATCAAAAGGAGTTTATTATGACAAAAGCTGTTGTTACGGATCCGGTTACTGTTACTGTTACCCTTCGTCATTCAAATAATCACAACGATATAGAAGAGTATGCCCGCAATGCCGTGCAGGCTCTTACGAGAATTTATCCGGGTATCATCAGTTGTCATATTATTCTGGACCATCAGAAAAATGATTTTGAAAAGAACAAGCTTGCTGAGATAACGGTGCATGTGCCGCAGAATGTCCTGGTTGCAAAAGAGGCCTGTACCGCCTATGAACTTGCTATCGACACTTGTGTCGATGCCTTGAGTCGTCAGCTTCTGAAGTACAAGGAAAAAATGCAATAACAGCGAGGCTCCCAGAAGGGTGCGGGGTAGCCTTAAAGAAAAGCTTCGCACTCTTCACTTGAGTTTACTAACCCTTCTATTGTCAGAAGAGATGAATTTGGATCAAAAAGGATTAAAAAAGCGATCCATTACGGTCGCCTATTTTTTTAATACCATCGGTAAAAAAAACGATATCAAATTTCGGCGTCTGAACGAAGTTGACGAACAGAAGCGGCGGATTTTTGAGCGTGATCTTCATCGGCCGGGGCTTGCTCTGGCGGGTTTTACCAATCTGTTTACCTACAAAAGGGTGCAGATTTTAGGGAATACGGAGACAAGGTTTTTAAATCATCTTGAGGAGGAGGAGAGGAATCGGGTCTTTGCCAACCTTGTGCGATTCAAAATGCCATGCATTATTCTGACCAGTAATAACAAACTGCCCCAGAATCTTCTTGATATGGCAACCAATGCCGATATTCCTGTCTACGTCACCCGATGCTCCTCTACGAAAACCATCTATATTGTGACGGGTTTTCTTGATGACCAGTTTTCGCTTTATCAGCAGTATCATGGTTCAATGGTTGATGTTTATGGCGTCGGGGTGCTGTTGACCGGCAAGAGTGGTCTCGGAAAATCAGAGATTGCGCTTGATCTTGTTGAACGGGGTCATGGTCTTGTGGCCGATGATGTTGTTGTTATTCACCGCAAAGGGGAGTCGATGGTGCTCAATGCCAAACGAAACAATATCATTGACCATTTTATGGAGATCCGTGGTCTTGGTGTTGTTGATGTGAGGGCGAACTTCGGTATCCGGGCAATTCGTGATGTCAAGGAGGTGCAGGTAGTTGTTGAACTGCTCGAATGGAACAAGGAGATCGTCTATGAACGTCTTGGTCTGGACATTAAATCAAGAAAGATTCTCGGCGTTGATGTTCCGCTGGTTGAGTTACCCATATTTCCAGGGAAAAACATTACCGTTATTATCGAGGTGGTTGCACTCAATTTCCTGTTGAAACGGTATTCAAATTATGTTGCAGCCGAAGCGCTGACCGACAGGATAAACGATGTGATCAACCGTGAGAAGGGAGAGGAGGATAGTTATGAGTAAACAAGGTACAAAGAGGATTTTCGCGACCTGCAGGCTTGGATGCGGCCTGTTGCTTGCTGCGTTTGTGCTTTTTCTCTCTTCCTGCAACCGCCACAACGGAAGTTCCGGTGAGGCTGGAACAAGAGGTGGGGCAATGGATTCCACACTTGTTATTGCCATGCTTGGTGATGCCGATTATCTTAACCCCGTGCTTGGCAGCACCGTTACTTCAGGCAATATTATTGGACTTATCTATCCATCTCTCTTGCAGAGTGAGTTTGACACCTCGACCGGGCTTTTGAACTATATGGCTCTTGAAAAAAAACTGCGGGAAGTAATGCCCGGTCAGGGGAAAAAAACACCGAAAGGGGCCATTGCAAAGAGCTGGCAGATGTCGGCGGATCAGAAATCCATTACCTACATTCTCAGAAATGATGCTTTCTGGAATGACGGCAAGCCTGTTGTTTCAGGGGATTTCAAGTTTTCCTACCAGTTGTATGGCAATCCGGTGATCGCCAGCGCCCGTCAGCAGTACCTGGCTGAGTTGGTTGGTGCCGACAAGGGAAAGGTTGATTTCGACAAAGCCATTGAGACTCCTGACGATACCACCCTTGTCTTCAGGTTTTACAAGCCTGTTCCGGAACATCTGGCACTTTACCATACATCATTGACGCCCCTTCCGGCTCATCAGTGGAAAAATGTCAAGCCTGACGAATTCCGTCACTCACCGCTTAATCTCGAACCGCTTGGGGCAGGCCCCTATAAACTGAAGAGCTGGAAGCAGCAGCAGGAAATTGTACTCGCATCAAGCCGGAGCTCGAATCTCCCGAAACCCGGAACCATTCCGCTGATTACCTTCAGGGTTGTGCCCGATTATACGGTCAGGCTGGCGCAGCTTCAGACCGGTGCGGTGGATGTTGTTGAAAATATCAAACCGGAAGATTTTACGGCTCTTCTGAAGGCCAATAGGCAGATTGATGTCAAAACGATTGGTCTGAGGGTCTATGATTATGTTGGCTGGTCAAATATCGACCAGAATGAGTATCACAAAAGTGGCAGGGTCATGCCTCACCCCCTGTTCGGTTCGGCGCGTGTTCGGCTTGCCCTGACGCAAGCCATTGACCGCGAAGCGATCATTGACGGCTATCTCAAGCAATATGGGGTAATTTGTAACACCGATATTTCACCATCACTGAAATGGGCCTATAATGAACGGGTTGCGCCGCATGCCTTCGATCCTGCACGTGCTTCAGCCCTGCTGAAGGCTGAGGGCTGGACGCCTGGGCCGGATGGTATTTTGCAGAAACAGGGCAGAAGGTTCAGTTTCGTGCTCTATACCAATGCCGGTAATGCGAGAAGGAACTATGCAAGTGTTATTATTCAGCAGAATCTGCGCTCAATCGGTATCGACTGCAAGCTTGAGGTTCAGGAATCCAATGTCTTTTTTGAAAGTCTCCAGGAGAGAAAGCTTGATGCATGGATGGCTGGATGGTCCATTGGTCTGGAGATTGATCCTCTTGATGTCTGGGGTTCCGATCTTAACAAGAGCCGTTTTAATTTTACCGGTTACCGCAATCCGAGGATAGACGAGCTCTGTGAGCTTGCCAAGCAGAAGATGGAACCCACGGGGGCAAGAGCGTACTGGCTTGAATATCAGGAGATTATACATCGTGATCAGCCGATCACCTTTCTCTACTGGATCAAGGAGACGCAGGGCTTCAGCAAGAGGATTGAGGGGGAAGAGCTCAATATTTCAGGTGCTTTTTATAATATTGACGACTGGAGGCTGCGTCCTTCAGCCAATGTTGCACTATAGGGTCTTATGCTGATTTATATTCTTAAGCGGCTTTTGATTGCCATACCGCTCATTTTTGGGGTACTGACCCTGACCTTCTTTATCATTCGGCTTGCGCCTGGTGATCCTGCTGCCTTTTTCATTCAGCCGGGGATCAGTCCGAACGTTGCCGAACAGATCAGGGCACAGTATGGTCTCAACGATCCCGTGCCGGTACAGTATGTCAAATGGCTTGCCAACGTTCTGCAGGGTGATTTCGGGCGCAGTTTCAGCCGTGCCCAGCAGCCGGTTTTTGATGTTATTGCCGATGCGTTACCGATAACCGTGACCATTGCGGGTTTGACCCTTATTGCAAATTTTACCTTCGGTATCCTTATCGGGATTATCTCTGCAGTGCGCCAGAACAGCTTTCTCGATCGTTTTCTGACCGTGACGGCCCTCTTTTTTTATTCGATGCCGGAGTTCTGGTTTGCCTTGATGATGATTATTCTTTTTGCCCTGAAGTTTCCCTTTTTTCCAGCGTCGGGTCTGAACGAAATTGGTGCGGAGGGGTACGGCCCGGTTGGTTTTGTGCTCGACCGGTTATGGCATCTTGTGCTTCCGGTTACGGTGCTCAGCATCAATGGGGCTGCCGGTATTGCCCGTTATGTCAGGGGTAGTATGCTTGAAGTTATCCGGCAGGACTATATCCGCACCGCAAGGGCCAAAGGGTTACCGGAGAAGGTTGTTAT
The DNA window shown above is from Pelodictyon phaeoclathratiforme BU-1 and carries:
- a CDS encoding tyrosine-type recombinase/integrase, translating into MKDSSFTPSSTLFRGSTLPVADFLEKLSTLKNLSPNTVIAYRTDLFQFFSFLAQHLGLADLSLFDPEQVTTVEVRLFMAALIERGVRQRSIARKLASVKSFYRYLQESGHIRNSLFSALATPQYPKRVPGFLTEQQTEKFFNELLPQSAQGFRKPEKNELDESFICERDRSILELLYSSGLRISELIGLKVGELDLERGYVKLTGKGRKQRIVPVGQQAVDALKKYFEVRRNFFRMKRTGDAGELLHVFVTKSGKKLYPMLVQRLTRKYLTSVTDQKKKNPHLLRHTFATHLLNSGADLNSVSDMLGHSNLSTTEIYTHVTFERLKEVYRKAHPNA
- the hpf gene encoding ribosome hibernation-promoting factor, HPF/YfiA family, translating into MTKAVVTDPVTVTVTLRHSNNHNDIEEYARNAVQALTRIYPGIISCHIILDHQKNDFEKNKLAEITVHVPQNVLVAKEACTAYELAIDTCVDALSRQLLKYKEKMQ
- the hprK gene encoding HPr(Ser) kinase/phosphatase, which gives rise to MNLDQKGLKKRSITVAYFFNTIGKKNDIKFRRLNEVDEQKRRIFERDLHRPGLALAGFTNLFTYKRVQILGNTETRFLNHLEEEERNRVFANLVRFKMPCIILTSNNKLPQNLLDMATNADIPVYVTRCSSTKTIYIVTGFLDDQFSLYQQYHGSMVDVYGVGVLLTGKSGLGKSEIALDLVERGHGLVADDVVVIHRKGESMVLNAKRNNIIDHFMEIRGLGVVDVRANFGIRAIRDVKEVQVVVELLEWNKEIVYERLGLDIKSRKILGVDVPLVELPIFPGKNITVIIEVVALNFLLKRYSNYVAAEALTDRINDVINREKGEEDSYE
- a CDS encoding peptide-binding protein, producing the protein MSKQGTKRIFATCRLGCGLLLAAFVLFLSSCNRHNGSSGEAGTRGGAMDSTLVIAMLGDADYLNPVLGSTVTSGNIIGLIYPSLLQSEFDTSTGLLNYMALEKKLREVMPGQGKKTPKGAIAKSWQMSADQKSITYILRNDAFWNDGKPVVSGDFKFSYQLYGNPVIASARQQYLAELVGADKGKVDFDKAIETPDDTTLVFRFYKPVPEHLALYHTSLTPLPAHQWKNVKPDEFRHSPLNLEPLGAGPYKLKSWKQQQEIVLASSRSSNLPKPGTIPLITFRVVPDYTVRLAQLQTGAVDVVENIKPEDFTALLKANRQIDVKTIGLRVYDYVGWSNIDQNEYHKSGRVMPHPLFGSARVRLALTQAIDREAIIDGYLKQYGVICNTDISPSLKWAYNERVAPHAFDPARASALLKAEGWTPGPDGILQKQGRRFSFVLYTNAGNARRNYASVIIQQNLRSIGIDCKLEVQESNVFFESLQERKLDAWMAGWSIGLEIDPLDVWGSDLNKSRFNFTGYRNPRIDELCELAKQKMEPTGARAYWLEYQEIIHRDQPITFLYWIKETQGFSKRIEGEELNISGAFYNIDDWRLRPSANVAL
- a CDS encoding ABC transporter permease; the encoded protein is MLIYILKRLLIAIPLIFGVLTLTFFIIRLAPGDPAAFFIQPGISPNVAEQIRAQYGLNDPVPVQYVKWLANVLQGDFGRSFSRAQQPVFDVIADALPITVTIAGLTLIANFTFGILIGIISAVRQNSFLDRFLTVTALFFYSMPEFWFALMMIILFALKFPFFPASGLNEIGAEGYGPVGFVLDRLWHLVLPVTVLSINGAAGIARYVRGSMLEVIRQDYIRTARAKGLPEKVVIFKHALRNALLPVITLVGSSLPFIFSGALFIEVIFAFPGMGRVTVEAIFARDYPLIIANTFISGSLIVLGNLIADVLYAVADPRIKL